From Nitrospira sp.:
GTGAAGGACTGGGAAAGACGCCGGAACAAGCCGCTGCTCAAGCCGCCAAGCGACTGAATGTGGATGCCGCATTGCTGGGGCTTGTCTCGGCGTACCGGGAGCGCGTCGGGAGTCGACTGGGAGCCGACCCTCCGGCCTCTGTCGGCTTCCAAATCAGTGTGGTAGCGGCCGATGGGCAAGTGCTGTGGGTCGGGAGGTATTATGAACGGCAGCGGCCTATGACCGAAGACCTGATTGGGTTTTTGCAACGATGGGCGTTTGTGACAGCGGGGGAACTGGCAGAATACGGAGTTGAGGAAGTGTTGAAGGAGTTTCCGTTCGGAAAAGGAGCGCAATAACGTGCGAGTCATTCCTGCCATCGATGTAAAGGATGGGCGCTGTGTCAGACTGCGCCAGGGCGATATGGCTGCCGAAACGATCTATGCTGACGATGTGACGGAGGTCGCGCGGAAGTGGGAACAGAGTGGAGCCAGTCTGATCCATGTTGTGGATCTGAACGGAGCCGTCGACGGGGAGCCCAAGAATTTGTCGCAGATCCAGTCCATCCTCAGATCGGTCGACGTCTCGATTCAGGTTGGTGGGGGTATCAGGAGTCTCGAAACGGTTCGGCAGTATCTGAACGCCGGTGTCTCGCGTGTGGTGCTTGGCACTGCCGCCCTCACGAACCGGACGATACTCGAAGAAGCATGCCGAGAATTTCCCCATCGAATCCTTCTGGGGCTGGATGCGCGGGATGGGCGAGTGGCTGTCAAAGGCTGGACATCGGTATCGGAGGTCAAAGCGATCGACCTTCTGAAAGAGCTCTCGGGCTGTGCCATTGGGGCGGTGATTTACACCGACATTGCGCGAGACGGGATGCTCAGTGGGCCGAACCTGTCGGCCCTAAAGGGGATTGTGGATTGTTCGCCATTTCCGGTG
This genomic window contains:
- the hisA gene encoding 1-(5-phosphoribosyl)-5-[(5-phosphoribosylamino)methylideneamino]imidazole-4-carboxamide isomerase, translated to MRVIPAIDVKDGRCVRLRQGDMAAETIYADDVTEVARKWEQSGASLIHVVDLNGAVDGEPKNLSQIQSILRSVDVSIQVGGGIRSLETVRQYLNAGVSRVVLGTAALTNRTILEEACREFPHRILLGLDARDGRVAVKGWTSVSEVKAIDLLKELSGCAIGAVIYTDIARDGMLSGPNLSALKGIVDCSPFPVIASGGITSLEDLRAVQSLGPQIEGAIVGKALYDGKLDYPTAMAALGTHSTQAHHAN